From Tripterygium wilfordii isolate XIE 37 chromosome 16, ASM1340144v1, whole genome shotgun sequence, one genomic window encodes:
- the LOC119981464 gene encoding alcohol dehydrogenase-like 3 isoform X2 encodes METTGKVITCKAAVVWGPGEPFVIEQILVDPPQKMENEAHRAFPRILGHEAAGIVESVGEGVKDMKEGDNVVPIFNGECGECKFCKNDKTNMCKSFGVNPMKSTMFNDGKCRFSTKEGKPIFHFLNTSTFSEYTVLDSACVVKIDPQAPLHKMSLLSCCLTSGVGAAWNTADVQAGSSVAIFGLGSVGLAVAQGARARGASKIIGVDPNPEKFIKAQMLGVTDYLNPKNLSKPEHEVIREMTGGGVDYSFECVGNLDVLREAFLSTHEGCGYTVILGIYHSPRTLPLHPMELLHGRSIVGSIFGGFKGKTQLPCLAKKCMAGVLNLDEFITHDLPFEKINEAVQLLIDGKSLRCLLHL; translated from the exons ATGGAGACGACAGGGAAGGTCATCACCTGCAAAG CTGCTGTTGTCTGGGGTCCTGGAGAGCCTTTTGTCATTGAACAAATTCTGGTTGATCCTCCTCAAAAGATGGAG AATGAAGCTCACCGTGCATTTCCACGGATTCTAGGCCATGAAGCTGCAGG AATTGTTGAGagtgttggagaaggagtgAAGGACATGAAGGAAGGGGACAATGTTGTACCAATCTTCAATGGAGAGTGTGGGGAATGCAAGTTTTGCAAGAATGACAAAACTAATATGTGCAAGAGTTTTGGTGTAAACCCAATGAAGTCGACTATGTTTAATGATGGAAAATGTAGGTTCTCTACAAAAGAAGGGAAACCCATCTTCCATTTCCTCAACACATCCACTTTTAGCGAGTATACGGTGCTCGATTCTGCTTGTGTCGTTAAGATTGATCCTCAAGCTCCCCTGCACAAGATGAGCTTGTTAAGTTGTTGCCTTACATCTG GTGTTGGAGCTGCCTGGAATACTGCTGATGTACAAGCCGGATCGAGCGTGGCAATCTTTGGCTTGGGATCTGTGGGGCTTGCG GTTGCGCAAGGAGCACGAGCAAGAGGAGCATCAAAGATTATAGGGGTTGATCCCAACCCTGAGAAGTTCATCAAAG CTCAAATGCTTGGAGTAACGGATTATCTGAACCCAAAGAATCTCTCAAAGCCAGAACATGAG GTAATCAGGGAAATGACAGGAGGTGGAGTAGACTACAGCTTTGAGTGTGTGGGGAACTTGGATGTTCTCAGGGAGGCTTTCTTGTCTACTCATGAA GGCTGCGGATACACAGTCATATTAGGAATCTATCATTCTCCAAGAACGCTGCCTCTACACCCAATGGAGTTATTGCACGGCCGGTCAATCGTAGGTTCAATCTTTGGAGGCTTCAAAGGGAAGACACAACTGCCTTGTCTTGCCAAGAAATGCATGGCTGGG GTGCTGAATCTTGATGAGTTCATTACACACGACCTCCCATTTGAGAAGATAAATGAAGCAGTGCAGCTGCTCATTGATGGGAAATCCTTAAGATGCCTTCTCCACCTTTAA
- the LOC119981464 gene encoding alcohol dehydrogenase-like 3 isoform X1 → METTGKVITCKAAVVWGPGEPFVIEQILVDPPQKMEVRIKILFTSICHTDLGFWKGENEAHRAFPRILGHEAAGIVESVGEGVKDMKEGDNVVPIFNGECGECKFCKNDKTNMCKSFGVNPMKSTMFNDGKCRFSTKEGKPIFHFLNTSTFSEYTVLDSACVVKIDPQAPLHKMSLLSCCLTSGVGAAWNTADVQAGSSVAIFGLGSVGLAVAQGARARGASKIIGVDPNPEKFIKAQMLGVTDYLNPKNLSKPEHEVIREMTGGGVDYSFECVGNLDVLREAFLSTHEGCGYTVILGIYHSPRTLPLHPMELLHGRSIVGSIFGGFKGKTQLPCLAKKCMAGVLNLDEFITHDLPFEKINEAVQLLIDGKSLRCLLHL, encoded by the exons ATGGAGACGACAGGGAAGGTCATCACCTGCAAAG CTGCTGTTGTCTGGGGTCCTGGAGAGCCTTTTGTCATTGAACAAATTCTGGTTGATCCTCCTCAAAAGATGGAGGTTCGTATCAAGATTCTCTTCACTTCAATTTGTCACACTGATCTTGGTTTTTGGAAAGGCGAG AATGAAGCTCACCGTGCATTTCCACGGATTCTAGGCCATGAAGCTGCAGG AATTGTTGAGagtgttggagaaggagtgAAGGACATGAAGGAAGGGGACAATGTTGTACCAATCTTCAATGGAGAGTGTGGGGAATGCAAGTTTTGCAAGAATGACAAAACTAATATGTGCAAGAGTTTTGGTGTAAACCCAATGAAGTCGACTATGTTTAATGATGGAAAATGTAGGTTCTCTACAAAAGAAGGGAAACCCATCTTCCATTTCCTCAACACATCCACTTTTAGCGAGTATACGGTGCTCGATTCTGCTTGTGTCGTTAAGATTGATCCTCAAGCTCCCCTGCACAAGATGAGCTTGTTAAGTTGTTGCCTTACATCTG GTGTTGGAGCTGCCTGGAATACTGCTGATGTACAAGCCGGATCGAGCGTGGCAATCTTTGGCTTGGGATCTGTGGGGCTTGCG GTTGCGCAAGGAGCACGAGCAAGAGGAGCATCAAAGATTATAGGGGTTGATCCCAACCCTGAGAAGTTCATCAAAG CTCAAATGCTTGGAGTAACGGATTATCTGAACCCAAAGAATCTCTCAAAGCCAGAACATGAG GTAATCAGGGAAATGACAGGAGGTGGAGTAGACTACAGCTTTGAGTGTGTGGGGAACTTGGATGTTCTCAGGGAGGCTTTCTTGTCTACTCATGAA GGCTGCGGATACACAGTCATATTAGGAATCTATCATTCTCCAAGAACGCTGCCTCTACACCCAATGGAGTTATTGCACGGCCGGTCAATCGTAGGTTCAATCTTTGGAGGCTTCAAAGGGAAGACACAACTGCCTTGTCTTGCCAAGAAATGCATGGCTGGG GTGCTGAATCTTGATGAGTTCATTACACACGACCTCCCATTTGAGAAGATAAATGAAGCAGTGCAGCTGCTCATTGATGGGAAATCCTTAAGATGCCTTCTCCACCTTTAA
- the LOC119981490 gene encoding polyadenylate-binding protein-interacting protein 11-like isoform X2, with the protein MAVVENGDSGVSVGSSSIQESTVVVGNDQNQLKPGHHVRSRIDPNDKLNGNGNENGSGGGDDVPILRTHHDQQPSSNIPPHMAQGGHQRSDSGGSEVQRNGDVDAVERFNRDMMELQELFSKLNPMAEEFVPPSLTNGYGGLNGFASHGLNGGFYTNNALNGGDGLDNGINGRRKNFGQGKRRMNSRTSHAQREEVIRRTVYVSDIDQLVTEEQLAALFVNCGQVVDCRICGDPNSVLRFAFIEFTDEEGARSALNLSGTMLGFYPVRVLPSKTAIAPVNPTFLPRTEDERETCARTIYCTNIDKKVTQADVKLFFESVCGEVYRLRLLGDYHHSTRIAFVEFVMAESAIAALNCSGVVLGSLPIRVSPSKTPVRPRAPRLPSH; encoded by the exons ATGGCTGTTGTGGAGAATGGTGATTCGGGGGTGAGCGTGGGATCGTCGTCGATTCAAGAATCGACGGTGGTGGTGGGCAACGATCAGAATCAGCTCAAGCCCGGCCACCATGTGCGGTCCCGCATCGATCCTAACGACAAACTCAACGGAAACGGGAACGAAAACGGCAGCGGCGGCGGCGATGATGTCCCCATTTTGCGGACTCACCATGATCAGCAGCCATCATCCAACATACCACCGCATATGGCTCAGGGCGGCCATCAACGATCGGACAGCGGTGGGAGCGAGGTGCAGAGGAATGGAGATGTGGATGCGGTGGAAAGGTTTAACAGGGACATGATGGAGCTGCAGGAGCTCTTCTCAAAGCTGAATCCCATGGCTGAGGAGTTTGTGCCGCCTTCTTTGACTAATGGCTATGGTGGCCTGAATGGGTTTGCTAGCCATGGCCTCAATGGAGGGTTTTATACTAACAATGCCCTCAACGGCGGAGATGGACTTGATAATGGCATTAATGGTCGGCGG AAAAATTTTGGTCAAGGGAAACGGAGGATGAACAGCAGGACTAGTCATGCTCAGCGGGAGGAGGTTATTCGCCGTACTGTCTATGTCTCTGACATTGATCAACTG GTCACTGAGGAACAGCTTGCAGCTCTGTTTGTCAATTGTGGCCAG GTTGTCGACTGTCGCATATGTGGTGATCCTAATTCTGTACTTCGTTTTGCCTTCATTGAGTTCACTGATGAAG AAGGTGCGCGGTCTGCTTTGAATCTGTCTGGTACCATGCTTGGATTCTACCCTGTGAGGGTGCTGCCATCTAAAACAGCTATTGCACCAGTTAACCCAACATTTTTGCCTAGG ACTGAAGATGAGCGCGAGACATGTGCAAGGACAATCTACTGTACAAATATTGACAAGAAG GTTACTCAAGCTGATGTTAAGCTCTTTTTTGAATCAGTGTGTGGCGAG GTATACCGCCTGAGGCTGCTTGGAGACTATCACCATTCTACCCGCATTGCTTTCGTCGAGTTTGTGATG GCTGAAAGTGCAATTGCTGCTCTCAACTGCAGTGGTGTGGTTCTGGGTTCATTGCCAATAAG AGTGAGCCCATCAAAGACCCCTGTTCGGCCACGTGCTCCTCGCCTTCCCTCACATTGA
- the LOC119981462 gene encoding alcohol dehydrogenase-like 3, translating to MATTGKAITCKAAVVWGPGEPFVIEQILVDPPQKMEVRVKILFTSICHTDLGSWKGENEAQRAFPRILGHEAAGIVESVGGGVKDMKEGDHVIPIFNGECGECKYCKNDRTNMCKSFGVNPMKSTMFNDGKCRFSTKEGKPIFHFLNTSTFSEYTVLDSACVVKIDPQAPLHKMSLLSCCVSTGVGAAWNTADVQAGSSVAIFGLGSVGLAAAERARARGASMIIGIDTNPEKFIKGRLLGVTDYLNPKNLSKPVHEVIREMTGGGVDYSFECVGNLDVLREAFLSTHEGWGYTVVLGIHPSPRMLPLHPMELFDGRSIVGSIFGGFKGKTQLPYFAKKCMAGVLNLDEFITQELPFEKINEALQLLIDGKSLRCLLHFDPSRMQQHFHYNTDML from the exons ATGGCGACAACAGGGAAGGCTATCACCTGCAAAG CTGCTGTTGTCTGGGGTCCTGGAGAGCCTTTTGTCATTGAACAGATTCTGGTTGATCCTCCACAAAAGATGGAGGTTCGCGTCAAGATTCTCTTCACTTCAATCTGTCACACTGATCTTGGTTCATGGAAAGGCGAG AATGAAGCTCAGCGTGCATTTCCGCGGATTCTAGGCCATGAAGCTGCAGG AATTGTTGAGAGTGTTGGAGGAGGAGTGAAGGACATGAAGGAAGGAGACCATGTTATTCCAATCTTCAATGGAGAGTGTGGGGAATGCAAGTATTGCAAGAATGACAGAACTAATATGTGCAAGAGTTTTGGTGTAAACCCAATGAAGTCTACAATGTTTAATGATGGAAAATGTAGGTTCTCTACAAAAGAAGGGAAACCCATCTTCCATTTCCTCAACACATCCACTTTTAGCGAGTATACGGTGCTCGATTCTGCTTGTGTTGTAAAGATTGATCCTCAAGCTCCCCTGCACAAGATGAGCTTGTTAAGTTGTTGCGTTTCAACTG GCGTTGGAGCTGCCTGGAATACTGCTGATGTACAAGCCGGATCGAGCGTGGCAATCTTTGGCTTGGGATCTGTAGGGCTTGct GCTGCGGAAAGAGCACGAGCAAGAGGTGCATCAATGATTATAGGGATTGATACTAACCCTGAGAAGTTCATCAAGG GTCGACTGCTTGGAGTAACAGATTATCTGAACCCAAAGAATCTCTCAAAGCCAGTACATGAG GTAATCAGGGAAATGACAGGAGGAGGAGTAGACTACAGCTTTGAGTGTGTGGGGAACTTGGATGTTCTCAGAGAGGCCTTCTTGTCTACTCATGAA GGCTGGGGATACACAGTCGTGTTAGGAATCCATCCTTCTCCAAGAATGCTCCCTCTACACCCAATGGAGTTATTCGACGGCCGGTCGATCGTAGGTTCAATCTTTGGAGGCTTCAAAGGGAAGACACAACTGCCTTATTTTGCTAAGAAATGCATGGCTGGG GTGCTGAATCTTGATGAGTTCATTACACAAGAGCTCCCATTTGAGAAGATAAATGAAGCACTGCAGCTGCTCATTGATGGGAAATCCTTAAGATGCCTTCTCCACTTTGATCCCTCACGCATGCAGCAACACTTTCACTACAACACTGACATGCtgtaa
- the LOC119981465 gene encoding uncharacterized protein LOC119981465 has translation MGNCLLGGFGDGDGRRSSSIKVITSNGGIMEFTTPITAGSISKEFPNHAIFPSHDLFWKPLPNHKELQLGNSYYLLPLNTTTSLHGQVVRHGHVRSNSIPSSSSVVAPYRMSFVCERLLKRSYTDVFNSRYGNYNSGGGIWKVKLVISPEQLLEILSQEGPTQDLIESISAVAKCGNHGSSSNSISVSGFSDEWSLSSGSRNASCNKVDLLETFH, from the coding sequence atggGGAACTGCCTCTTGGGAGGgtttggagatggagatggaagaAGATCCTCATCAATCAAAGTCATCACATCGAACGGTGGGATCATGGAGTTCACTACACCAATAACCGCAGGATCCATATCCAAAGAATTCCCAAACCATGCAATTTTCCCAAGTCATGATCTCTTCTGGAAGCCCCTCCCAAACCACAAAGAGCTCCAATTAGGCAACTCCTACTACCTCCTCCCACTCAACACCACCACAAGCCTCCACGGCCAGGTCGTCCGCCACGGGCACGTCAGGTCTAATAGCATTCCATCGTCATCCTCGGTCGTCGCGCCGTATCGGATGTCATTTGTTTGTGAGAGATTGTTGAAGAGGTCATACACAGATGTGTTCAATTCAAGGTATGGAAATTATAATAGTGGTGGTGGGATTTGGAAAGTGAAGCTGGTGATAAGTCCTGAACAATTGTTGGAGATTTTGTCACAAGAGGGTCCAACACAGGACTTGATTGAGAGCATAAGTGCTGTTGCCAAGTGTGGCAATCATGGGTCTTCTTCAAATTCCATTTCTGTTTCTGGGTTTTCTGATGAATGGAGCCTCTCTAGTGGCAGTAGAAATGCTTCCTGCAACAAAGTTGACTTGCTGGAAACATTTCATTAA
- the LOC119981490 gene encoding polyadenylate-binding protein-interacting protein 11-like isoform X1 produces MAVVENGDSGVSVGSSSIQESTVVVGNDQNQLKPGHHVRSRIDPNDKLNGNGNENGSGGGDDVPILRTHHDQQPSSNIPPHMAQGGHQRSDSGGSEVQRNGDVDAVERFNRDMMELQELFSKLNPMAEEFVPPSLTNGYGGLNGFASHGLNGGFYTNNALNGGDGLDNGINGRRKKNFGQGKRRMNSRTSHAQREEVIRRTVYVSDIDQLVTEEQLAALFVNCGQVVDCRICGDPNSVLRFAFIEFTDEEGARSALNLSGTMLGFYPVRVLPSKTAIAPVNPTFLPRTEDERETCARTIYCTNIDKKVTQADVKLFFESVCGEVYRLRLLGDYHHSTRIAFVEFVMAESAIAALNCSGVVLGSLPIRVSPSKTPVRPRAPRLPSH; encoded by the exons ATGGCTGTTGTGGAGAATGGTGATTCGGGGGTGAGCGTGGGATCGTCGTCGATTCAAGAATCGACGGTGGTGGTGGGCAACGATCAGAATCAGCTCAAGCCCGGCCACCATGTGCGGTCCCGCATCGATCCTAACGACAAACTCAACGGAAACGGGAACGAAAACGGCAGCGGCGGCGGCGATGATGTCCCCATTTTGCGGACTCACCATGATCAGCAGCCATCATCCAACATACCACCGCATATGGCTCAGGGCGGCCATCAACGATCGGACAGCGGTGGGAGCGAGGTGCAGAGGAATGGAGATGTGGATGCGGTGGAAAGGTTTAACAGGGACATGATGGAGCTGCAGGAGCTCTTCTCAAAGCTGAATCCCATGGCTGAGGAGTTTGTGCCGCCTTCTTTGACTAATGGCTATGGTGGCCTGAATGGGTTTGCTAGCCATGGCCTCAATGGAGGGTTTTATACTAACAATGCCCTCAACGGCGGAGATGGACTTGATAATGGCATTAATGGTCGGCGG AAGAAAAATTTTGGTCAAGGGAAACGGAGGATGAACAGCAGGACTAGTCATGCTCAGCGGGAGGAGGTTATTCGCCGTACTGTCTATGTCTCTGACATTGATCAACTG GTCACTGAGGAACAGCTTGCAGCTCTGTTTGTCAATTGTGGCCAG GTTGTCGACTGTCGCATATGTGGTGATCCTAATTCTGTACTTCGTTTTGCCTTCATTGAGTTCACTGATGAAG AAGGTGCGCGGTCTGCTTTGAATCTGTCTGGTACCATGCTTGGATTCTACCCTGTGAGGGTGCTGCCATCTAAAACAGCTATTGCACCAGTTAACCCAACATTTTTGCCTAGG ACTGAAGATGAGCGCGAGACATGTGCAAGGACAATCTACTGTACAAATATTGACAAGAAG GTTACTCAAGCTGATGTTAAGCTCTTTTTTGAATCAGTGTGTGGCGAG GTATACCGCCTGAGGCTGCTTGGAGACTATCACCATTCTACCCGCATTGCTTTCGTCGAGTTTGTGATG GCTGAAAGTGCAATTGCTGCTCTCAACTGCAGTGGTGTGGTTCTGGGTTCATTGCCAATAAG AGTGAGCCCATCAAAGACCCCTGTTCGGCCACGTGCTCCTCGCCTTCCCTCACATTGA
- the LOC119981463 gene encoding NAC domain-containing protein 12-like translates to MSEVMNLSINGQSQVPTGFRFHPTEEELLHYYLRKKVNYEKIDVDVIREVDLNKLEPWDIQEKCKLGSTPQNDWYFFSHKDKKYPTGTRTNRATAAGFWKATGRDKIIYSGIRRIGLRKTLVFYTGRAPHGHKSDWIMHEYRLDESTTETTTATNSIGESMTEEGWVVCRVFRKKNYQKTLNSPKGSSDSMDSKAQQMMLSSGNNDGVLDQILLYMGRNSKLERESLNAMTNMISNTNQNTRFGINGTDHHDHQVFTERFLHLPRLENPTTFPSVLPINSDQEGVFQSCYQPFNEILNEIPNKTGLLHDWATLDHLVASQLNGQVENVSFTLCPDEDDLHSDRSVLYNNNNENDLWSFTKSLSSSISPSSSSDPLCHLSV, encoded by the exons ATGTCCGAAGTTATGAATCTATCCATTAATGGCCAGTCTCAAGTTCCTACTGGATTTAGGTTTCACCCAACAGAAGAGGAGCTTCTTCACTACTATCTTAGAAAGAAGGTGAACTATGAGAAGATAGATGTTGATGTTATTCGTGAGGTTGATCTTAATAAGCTCGAGCCTTGGGACATTCAAG AGAAATGCAAGTTAGGATCAACTCCACAGAATGATTGGTACTTCTTTAGTCACAAGGACAAGAAGTATCCGACGGGGACTAGGACTAATCGTGCAACGGCGGCTGGGTTCTGGAAGGCGACCGGCCGGGATAAGATCATCTACAGTGGGATTAGAAGGATTGGATTGAGGAAGACTCTGGTTTTCTACACAGGAAGAGCTCCACATGGTCACAAATCCGATTGGATTATGCATGAATATAGGCTTGATGAAAGCACCACTGAAACCACCACA GCTACAAATTCGATTGGAGAATCGATGACTGAAGAGGGGTGGGTAGTTTGCCGAGTGTTTAGGAAGAAGAACTATCAGAAAACCCTAAATAGTCCAAAAGGTTCATCCGACTCCATGGATTCAAAGGCCCAACAAATGATGCTAAGTTCAGGCAATAATGATGGAGTTCTTGATCAAATCCTTCTCTACATGGGGAGAAACAGCAAACTCGAAAGAGAATCACTCAACGCCATGACCAATATGATCTCCAACACCAACCAAAACACCAGATTTGGCATCAATGGTACTGATCATCATGATCATCAGGTGTTCACTGAAAGATTCCTTCATCTCCCACGTCTCGAAAATCCTACTACTTTCCCATCAGTGCTCCCCATTAACTCCGACCAAGAGGGCGTTTTCCAGTCTTGTTACCAACCGTTCAACGAAATCCTCAATGAAATACCAAACAAAACAGGACTTCTCCATGACTGGGCCACACTAGACCATTTAGTGGCTTCACAACTTAATGGACAAGTAGAAAATGTGAGTTTCACTCTTTGTCCGGACGAAGATGACTTACATTCAGACAGGTCAGTActctacaacaacaacaacgagAATGATCTATGGAGCTTCACTAAGTCATTATCATCATCCATATCtccttcatcatcatcagacCCATTATGCCACTTGTCAGTATAA